One segment of Polaribacter huanghezhanensis DNA contains the following:
- a CDS encoding M20/M25/M40 family metallo-hydrolase: MKKYAPILSFLIIISVIYWSFADMKPSCSENKVVSETEFSINNALKNLKEISKTAHYTGSEDHLKVQNYIVNELEKLGLQPEVQHQVAINNKWRAATNTANIIATIKGSETGKSLVLLTHYDSNPHSSLGASDAGSGVVTILESVRAFLAQHKTPKNDIHIVITDAEELGLLGAKAFVDAHPLAKNIGLVLNFEARGSGGPSYMLMETNGKNSKLLSEFLKAKPNYPAANSLMYSIYKMLPNDTDLTVFRENGNINGFNFAFIGDHFDYHTAQDSYERLDRETLLHQADYLMTTLNYFAFSDLSNLDSSADDVYTNFPFTKLLHYPFSWILPLLIGAIILLFILLFFGIALNKITIKGMLKGFTPFTISLVACVGISILLWKGILLIHPQYNDILHGFTYNGYEYITAFVLLNLWLLFKIYRPFLKNNTGTDLVIAPIIFWLIINVLIFIYLKGAAYFIIPVYFALITLGVFIFIDSKRTTKIAIATILAIPMLFMFAPQIKMFPVGLGLKNLFISGLFLVLIFGLMIPVFASYKSRKTLVRLIGLSTVLFFAFATYNSGFDENKKKPNSIVFISDIDANQSYWATYDVTPDNYTKQFLGDHPTKGNFTGTTSKSKYNTSYKFHKKTENRTIIPSIISKIKDTIIGDFRNISLVIKPQRALNKLELIANAPITFNTISVQDVYLDKKNQSDTFKVTRGTILSYFLTAKDSVLKIDFTINKNSIPNISLVESSFDLQTNPLFKIQPRTNEMMPMPFVTNDAVITIQKLKL; this comes from the coding sequence ATGAAAAAATACGCTCCGATACTTTCTTTTCTAATCATAATCTCTGTAATTTATTGGAGTTTTGCTGATATGAAACCTTCGTGTTCTGAAAATAAAGTAGTTTCTGAAACTGAATTCTCTATCAACAATGCATTAAAAAATTTAAAAGAAATTTCTAAAACTGCACATTATACAGGTTCAGAAGATCACCTAAAAGTTCAAAATTATATTGTAAACGAACTTGAAAAATTAGGATTACAACCAGAAGTTCAACATCAAGTTGCCATTAATAACAAATGGAGAGCAGCAACAAATACTGCAAATATTATTGCAACTATTAAAGGAAGTGAAACTGGAAAATCGTTGGTGTTGTTAACGCATTACGATTCAAACCCTCATTCTTCTTTAGGCGCAAGTGATGCTGGATCTGGAGTAGTAACTATTTTAGAAAGTGTTAGAGCTTTTTTAGCGCAACATAAAACGCCAAAAAACGACATTCATATTGTAATTACAGACGCAGAAGAACTAGGGCTTTTAGGTGCAAAAGCATTTGTTGATGCACATCCGTTAGCAAAAAATATTGGATTGGTTTTAAATTTTGAAGCTCGTGGAAGTGGTGGACCAAGTTATATGTTGATGGAAACTAACGGTAAAAACAGCAAACTACTCTCTGAGTTTTTAAAAGCAAAACCAAATTATCCGGCAGCAAATTCTTTAATGTATAGCATTTATAAAATGCTTCCAAACGATACAGATTTAACTGTTTTTAGAGAAAACGGAAATATAAACGGATTCAATTTTGCCTTTATTGGAGATCATTTTGATTATCATACAGCACAAGATTCTTACGAAAGATTAGATCGAGAAACCTTGTTGCATCAAGCAGATTATTTAATGACAACTTTAAATTATTTTGCTTTTTCTGATCTTTCAAATTTAGACAGTTCAGCGGATGATGTATACACAAATTTTCCGTTTACAAAATTATTACATTATCCTTTTTCTTGGATTTTACCTTTATTAATTGGCGCAATTATTTTGCTTTTTATATTGCTTTTCTTCGGAATTGCACTCAATAAAATTACTATAAAAGGAATGTTAAAAGGGTTTACTCCTTTTACAATTTCGTTGGTTGCCTGTGTTGGAATTTCAATTTTATTATGGAAAGGGATTTTATTAATTCATCCACAATACAATGATATTTTACACGGATTTACCTACAACGGATATGAATATATTACCGCATTTGTATTGTTAAATTTGTGGTTATTATTTAAAATTTATCGCCCTTTTTTAAAAAATAATACAGGAACAGATTTAGTAATTGCACCAATTATATTTTGGCTAATTATTAATGTACTTATTTTTATCTATTTAAAAGGTGCAGCTTATTTTATCATTCCGGTTTATTTTGCCTTAATCACTTTAGGTGTTTTTATTTTTATTGATAGCAAACGAACTACAAAAATTGCAATTGCAACCATTTTGGCAATTCCAATGCTGTTTATGTTTGCACCGCAAATAAAAATGTTCCCTGTTGGGTTAGGCTTAAAAAACTTGTTTATAAGTGGTTTGTTTTTGGTTTTAATTTTCGGACTCATGATTCCGGTTTTCGCCTCTTATAAATCAAGAAAAACATTGGTGAGGTTAATCGGATTAAGTACTGTTTTATTTTTTGCTTTTGCAACCTATAATAGCGGATTTGATGAAAACAAGAAAAAACCAAATAGTATTGTTTTTATTAGTGATATAGATGCAAACCAATCGTATTGGGCAACATATGATGTAACGCCAGACAATTATACAAAACAGTTTCTAGGAGATCATCCAACCAAAGGAAATTTTACAGGAACAACCTCTAAAAGCAAGTACAATACTTCTTATAAATTTCATAAAAAGACAGAAAATAGAACTATCATTCCGTCAATAATTTCTAAAATAAAAGATACAATTATTGGTGATTTTAGAAACATCTCTTTGGTAATAAAACCTCAACGTGCTTTAAACAAACTAGAGTTAATTGCAAATGCTCCAATTACTTTTAATACAATTAGCGTGCAAGACGTATATTTAGACAAAAAGAATCAATCGGACACTTTTAAGGTAACTAGAGGAACCATTTTAAGTTACTTTTTAACGGCAAAAGATTCAGTTTTAAAAATAGATTTCACCATCAATAAAAATAGCATACCTAATATTAGCTTGGTAGAATCTTCATTTGATTTACAAACAAATCCGTTGTTTAAAATTCAACCAAGAACGAACGAAATGATGCCAATGCCATTTGTAACAAATGATGCTGTAATTACAATCCAGAAATTAAAATTATAA